One stretch of Pontiella desulfatans DNA includes these proteins:
- a CDS encoding response regulator transcription factor has product MSERNDESNSGFDHSEELPVILLVEDEADYRLLVASDLEEDYQVVEASNGKEGLEKALEAIPDLVVTDLMMPVMDGIELCRRLKSGVETAHIPVVMLTAKTAVESQVEGLQTGADDYVTKPFNMLLLRARINNLLETRRLLRRHFAHEFAHSTGEDPISEMLEIPELRSGLDRAFWENLCRILKASCADPGFNTDSLASELNMSQRSMQRKIKALVDLTPVQMIAEYRLKKAETLLKDPQMHVTDIAFDVGFSDLSNFYRIFKKKHGMTPSQYRDAK; this is encoded by the coding sequence ATGAGTGAACGAAATGATGAATCGAACAGCGGGTTCGATCATTCGGAAGAACTTCCGGTCATCCTGTTGGTTGAGGATGAAGCGGACTACCGTCTTCTGGTCGCTTCCGATCTAGAGGAAGACTATCAGGTGGTGGAGGCGTCGAATGGTAAGGAGGGGCTGGAAAAAGCCCTGGAGGCCATACCCGACCTGGTCGTGACCGATCTCATGATGCCGGTCATGGATGGGATTGAACTCTGCCGTCGCTTGAAGTCCGGGGTGGAAACCGCCCATATCCCGGTGGTGATGCTGACGGCCAAGACGGCGGTGGAGAGTCAGGTAGAGGGCTTGCAGACGGGCGCCGACGACTATGTGACCAAACCGTTCAATATGCTGCTGCTCCGGGCGCGCATAAACAACCTGCTGGAGACGCGCCGCCTTTTGCGCAGGCATTTCGCCCACGAGTTTGCGCATTCCACAGGGGAAGATCCAATCTCGGAAATGCTGGAGATTCCGGAACTTCGCAGCGGCTTGGACCGCGCGTTTTGGGAAAACCTGTGCCGTATCCTTAAGGCCAGTTGTGCCGATCCCGGTTTTAATACGGATTCGTTGGCTTCCGAACTCAACATGAGCCAGCGGTCGATGCAGCGCAAAATCAAGGCTTTGGTGGATCTGACGCCCGTTCAGATGATTGCGGAATACCGCCTAAAAAAGGCGGAGACCTTGTTGAAGGATCCCCAGATGCATGTGACCGATATCGCTTTCGATGTGGGGTTCAGCGACCTCAGCAATTTCTATCGAATCTTCAAGAAAAAGCACGGCATGACCCCCTCCCAGTACCGCGACGCTAAATAG
- a CDS encoding response regulator transcription factor → MNKRKDESNMRPDHSEDVPVILLVEDEADYRLLIASDLEEDYQLVEAANGKEGLEKALETIPDLVVTDLMMPVMDGIELCRRLKAGVETAHIPVVMLTAKTAVESQVEGLQTGADDYVTKPFNMLLLRTRISNLLETRRLLRRHVAREFAWSTEDDPGSNTLDMPELHSDLDRAFWENLTRKLKANYADPGFNPDSLASELNMSPRSLQRKIKALVDLTPVQLIAEYRLKKAETFLKDPEVHVTDVAFEVGFGDLSHFYRIFKKKHGMNPSGYRGEKV, encoded by the coding sequence ATGAATAAACGAAAGGATGAATCGAACATGCGCCCCGATCATTCGGAAGATGTTCCGGTCATCCTGTTGGTTGAGGATGAAGCCGACTACCGCCTGCTGATCGCTTCCGACCTCGAAGAGGACTACCAGTTAGTGGAGGCCGCGAATGGGAAGGAGGGGCTGGAAAAAGCCCTGGAGACCATACCCGACTTGGTCGTGACCGATCTCATGATGCCGGTCATGGACGGGATTGAGCTCTGCCGTCGCTTGAAGGCCGGGGTGGAAACCGCCCATATCCCGGTGGTGATGCTGACGGCCAAGACGGCGGTGGAGAGCCAGGTGGAGGGCTTGCAGACGGGAGCCGACGACTATGTGACCAAGCCGTTCAATATGCTGCTGCTCCGGACGCGCATCAGCAACCTGCTGGAGACGCGCCGGCTTTTGCGTAGGCATGTCGCCCGCGAGTTCGCATGGTCTACAGAGGACGATCCCGGCTCCAATACGCTGGATATGCCGGAACTGCACAGCGACTTGGATCGTGCGTTTTGGGAAAACCTGACCCGCAAACTCAAGGCCAATTACGCCGATCCCGGGTTTAATCCGGATTCGTTGGCTTCCGAACTCAACATGAGCCCGCGGTCGCTGCAGCGCAAAATCAAGGCCTTGGTGGATCTGACGCCCGTTCAGTTGATTGCGGAATACCGCCTGAAAAAGGCGGAGACCTTTTTGAAAGATCCCGAGGTGCATGTGACCGATGTTGCTTTCGAAGTGGGGTTTGGCGATCTCAGCCATTTCTATCGAATCTTCAAGAAAAAGCACGGCATGAATCCCTCCGGGTATCGCGGGGAAAAGGTGTAG